A portion of the Rhodopseudomonas sp. BAL398 genome contains these proteins:
- a CDS encoding YgfZ/GcvT domain-containing protein, with the protein MKAAFLPDRGVIKVSGDDARHYLNGLFTTDITKLRPGTGRFGALLTPQGKIIADFFITEATADDGGGFFIDCARTLAQPLADKLKFYKLRAKVLVENLSDRLGVLAAWDGAMPTQPDFSFADPRGDRLGWRILLPQELVQKTADLIGAQLLDAAAYEAHRIDCGAPAGGVDFGYGDAFPHEANMDRLHGVDFDKGCYVGQEVVSRMHHRGTARTRIVRVTLDGTIPGPGSDIVAGDKTVGSMGSAADGRGLALMRVDRVADALEAGLPLIAGGTTLQLVDPADLAVAAKKTVA; encoded by the coding sequence ATGAAAGCAGCGTTCCTGCCCGATCGGGGCGTGATCAAGGTCAGCGGCGACGATGCCCGGCATTATCTCAATGGCCTCTTCACCACCGACATCACCAAATTGCGGCCCGGCACCGGCCGATTCGGCGCGCTGCTGACGCCGCAGGGCAAGATCATCGCGGATTTCTTCATCACTGAAGCCACCGCGGACGATGGCGGCGGGTTCTTCATCGACTGCGCCCGCACGCTGGCGCAGCCGCTGGCCGACAAGCTGAAATTCTACAAATTGCGCGCCAAGGTGTTGGTGGAAAACCTCTCCGACCGGCTCGGCGTGCTGGCGGCATGGGATGGCGCAATGCCGACACAACCCGATTTCAGCTTCGCCGATCCGCGCGGCGACCGGCTCGGCTGGCGCATCCTGCTGCCGCAGGAGCTGGTGCAAAAGACCGCCGATCTGATCGGCGCGCAACTGCTCGATGCCGCCGCCTATGAGGCGCATCGGATCGACTGCGGCGCGCCGGCCGGCGGCGTCGATTTCGGCTATGGCGACGCCTTTCCGCACGAGGCCAATATGGACCGGCTGCACGGCGTCGATTTCGACAAGGGCTGCTATGTCGGCCAGGAGGTGGTGTCGCGGATGCACCATCGCGGCACCGCGCGGACCCGGATCGTGCGGGTCACGCTCGACGGCACGATTCCGGGGCCTGGCAGCGACATCGTCGCCGGCGACAAGACCGTCGGCAGCATGGGATCGGCGGCGGACGGCCGCGGCCTCGCGCTGATGCGCGTCGACCGCGTCGCCGACGCGCTGGAGGCCGGCCTGCCGCTGATCGCGGGCGGCACCACGCTGCAGCTCGTCGATCCGGCCGATCTGGCCGTCGCGGCCAAGAAGACCGTGGCATGA